One Euphorbia lathyris chromosome 1, ddEupLath1.1, whole genome shotgun sequence DNA segment encodes these proteins:
- the LOC136210756 gene encoding methyl-CpG-binding domain-containing protein 13-like, producing MVPEDSTEGIPQGWTPHYDVHKSGRKVKYYMNSGTGQKFYSKADLMRYVKAQNAQLDQHQPTESPIERPSSNNEMHASMNDTHCESSIERLSSNNEIHDTEYTNERPEWLPHGWIMELKTRKSGLIKCYVDPTGCKFYSKPQVLRHLETVKQKSSTSKEKEMPTIAPDSKPEWLPDGWIMEIKAVKSGSAHGRKYKVYIDPSTGCKFFSQPEVFRHLRTVKKKSSTSEQKEMPTPMPTPISTSEQKEMPTPMPMPTPTPIVPTSKVHLQYQPEWLPLGWTVETKKRKSGPARGKEYKVYLDPSTGCKFFSKPEVFRYLKTAKKKSSTSEQKEMPISIAPTSNVCEQKEMPIPIAPTSNVATWKATSEDLPPGWIKEFRVRKNSYGTKKDPFYTDPASGYVFRSKRDVQRYLETGDINACAILPKKRDIEDESLPSSATKRQKLEHSVTSHQLFGEKGSSDVESVASPIAITIDISPLRRLRSPRDDDTETKENSNKNCSPPAKAEGSERNEDKNMSAGIEREERNLAQNSLSKSKNRKWLSLPRRCSTRLSRFESDMETNAPSIVQLSSEVDKKQGKNSGSGTEEVGSYETKTQNSLTKSKKALNSPLRSSKRLAGFEPEPVANSVLIGQSLPKTDRPPNDEATLAVGLNKGAMTQSEPIDELVLQTSSDVNKQPLLVEPSNESQGCDTTSPMLTKAESSGKNPVKMIDADTLPILTPEADMKQEKCLENVNKNNLRASRKKKEVNLPRRSSRRLACIEPETKANSVSDADGLADEAQAPKLIQAEHELETLHGEASNKNQPFLDAHAGSEDKLQTVEVGKSHDKKSESESIPPLGEIFSDPCLEFAFKTLTGELPVAVASANGPVSTPAADNIGERNLTVKKNEKRSIKGKAPISSKKSKTTKKGGLPHEGVEFQPEPVATSKNPARVSRKTGAFLGTGLAPNSSAVAPEAQQAHNGNGDKPEQQPFFSAGDSWSDPSLEFAFKTLNGSAALGHNIPGKSYFQQQVESSQTQREGDLQQQSQISQPPKDVSSTLPDYGHPNLFQTDVSVHFESTEQRLSSQPQMPVSFSSFSGIGGGFSSFSGIDSQPPPPIKNQPSPTVKKNRGRGRPRKVNP from the exons ATGGTGCCGGAAGACTCGACTGAGGGTATTCCTCAAGGATGGACTCCACACTATGATGTTCATAAGTCGGGTCGCAAAGTTAAG TACTATATGAACTCTGGAACGGGTCAAAAATTCTACTCCAAAGCTGATTTGATGCGCTATGTTAAAGCACAAAACGCTCAACTTGACCAACATCAACCAACTGAGTCTCCCATCGAAAGGCCCTCAAGCAATAACGAGATGCATGCGAGTATGAATGACACACACTGTGAGTCTTCCATCGAAAGGCTCTCAAGCAATAACGAGATACAT GACACTGAATATACAAACGAACGGCCTGAATGGTTACCTCATGGGTGGATTATGGAGTTAAAAACCAGAAAAAGTGGCCTAATTAAG TGTTATGTTGATCCTACTGGCTGCAAATTCTATTCCAAGCCACAGGTGCTCCGGCATCTCGAAACTGTGAAGCAGAAAAGTTCTACATCCAAGGAGAAGGAAATGCCAACTATTGCCCCCGACAGCAAA CCTGAGTGGTTACCTGATGGTTGGATTATGGAGATAAAAGCCGTAAAAAGCGGATCTGCACATGGAAGAAAATACAAG GTTTATATTGATCCTTCTACTGGCTGCAAATTCTTTTCGCAGCCAGAGGTGTTTCGACATCTCAGAACTGTGAAGAAGAAAAGTTCCACATCCGAGCAGAAGGAAATGCCAACGCCAATGCCAACGCCAATTTCCACATCCGAGCAGAAGGAAATGCCAACGCCAATGCCAATGCCAACGCCAACGCCTATTGTCCCTACAAGCAAAGTTCATTTGCAATATCAG CCTGAATGGTTACCTCTTGGTTGGACTGTGGAgacgaaaaaaagaaaaagtggaCCTGCAAGGGGAAAAGAATACAAG GTTTATCTTGATCCTTCTACTGGCTGCAAATTCTTTTCCAAGCCAGAGGTGTTTCGATATCTCAAAACTGCGAAGAAGAAAAGTTCCACATCCGAGCAGAAGGAAATGCCAATATCTATTGCCCCTACTAGCAATGTTTGTGAGCAGAAGGAAATGCCAATACCTATTGCCCCTACTAGCAAT GTTGCAACTTGGAAGGCTACTTCAGAGGACTTACCTCCAGGGTGGATAAAGGAATTCAGAGTTAGGAAGAATTCATACGGAACCAAAAAAGATCCG TTTTACACAGATCCAGCAAGTGGATATGTTTTCCGCTCCAAAAGGGATGTTCAACGCTATCTGGAAACTGGAGATATTAATGCATGTGCAATTTTACCAAAGAAAAGAGACATTGAAGACGAAAGCCTG CCATCATCTGCAACTAAAAGACAGAAACTAGAGCATTCTGTTACTAGTCACCAGCTTTTTGGAG AAAAGGGAAGTTCTGATGTGGAGAGCGTGGCCTCTCCCATAGCTATCACAATTGACATATCTCCGCTGAGGAGGCTGAGGAGTCCAAGGGATGATGATACTGAAACCAAGGAAAACTCTAATAAGAACTGTTCACCACCGGCTAAGGCTGAAGGCTCGGAGAGGAATGAAGACAAAAATATGAGTGCTGGGAtagaaagagaagaaaggaaCCTGGCTCAGAATAGTTTGAGCAAATCCAAAAACCGGAAATGGCTTAGCTTGCCCCGTCGGTGTTCAACGCGACTTTCTCGGTTTGAATCAGATATGGAGACCAACGCACCGTCCATTGTGCAATTAAGTTCTGAAGTTGATAAGAAGCAAGGCAAAAACTCTGGGAGTGGGACTGAAGAAGTTGGAAGCTATGAAACAAAAACTCAGAATAGTTTGACCAAATCCAAGAAAGCGCTTAATTCGCCTCTTCGGTCTTCAAAGCGACTTGCTGGTTTCGAACCTGAGCCAGTGGCCAATTCAGTGTTAATTGGGCAATCTCTTCCAAAAACTGACAGGCCCCCTAATGATGAAGCCACTCTGGCTGTGGGCTTGAATAAAGGTGCTATGACCCAGTCTGAACCCATAGATGAGCTTGTGCTACAAACTTCTTCAGATGTTAACAAGCAACCATTGCTTGTAGAGCCATCAAACGAGAGCCAAGGATGTGATACAACCTCACCTATGCTGACAAAAGCAGAATCTTCCGGGAAAAATCCAGTCAAAATGATTGATGCCGATACTCTACCTATTTTAACTCCTGAAGCTGATATGAAGCAAGAGAAATGTCTCGAAAATGTGAATAAGAATAATCTGAGAGCATCTAGGAAAAAGAAAGAGGTTAATCTGCCTCGTCGGTCTTCAAGACGACTTGCATGTATTGAACCTGAGACGAAAGCAAATTCTGTGTCTGATGCTGATGGTTTGGCAGATGAGGCACAGGCACCTAAGTTGATTCAGGCTGAACATGAGTTGGAGACTCTACATGGAGAAGCATCAAACAAGAACCAACCATTTCTTGATGCCCATGCTGGTTCCGAGGACAAACTGCAAACAGTGGAAGTTGGCAAAAGCCATGATAAGAAGTCAGAATCAGAGTCCATTCCACCACTAGGCGAAATCTTTTCTGACCCATGCCTTGAATTTGCATTCAAGACTCTTACTGGTGAATTACCAGTTGCGGTTGCTTCTGCTAATGGACCTGTTTCAACTCCTGCAGCTGATAACATTGGTGAGAGGAACTTGActgtgaaaaaaaatgaaaaaagaagCATTAAAGGAAAAGCTCCAATCAGctcaaaaaaatcaaaaaccACTAAAAAGGGTGGTTTGCCTCATGAAGGTGTGGAGTTTCAACCCGAGCCAGTGGCCACATCTAAAAATCCGGCTAGAGTATCAAGAAAAACTGGAGCCTTTCTGGGCACAGGTTTGGCTCCAAATAGTTCTGCAGTTGCACCAGAAGCACAACAAGCACATAATGGAAATGGTGACAAGCCAGAGCAGCAACCTTTCTTTTCTGCTGGTGATTCTTGGTCGGACCCATCTTTGGAATTCGCTTTCAAGACTCTTAATGGTTCAGCAGCCCTGGGGCATAACATACCAGGTAAGAGTTACTTTCAGCAGCAGGTCGAATCCTCTCAAACCCAGAGGGAGGGCGACTTACAGCAACAGTCTCAGATTTCTCAACCCCCAAAGGATGTTAGTTCAACACTTCCAGATTATGGCCACCCAAACCTTTTTCAAACTGATGTATCAGTTCACTTTGAATCTACTGAGCAGCGACTTTCATCCCAACCACAAATGCCTGTGAGCTTCTCGAGTTTCAGTGGCATCGGTGGTGGTTTCTCGAGTTTCAGTGGCATCGATTCTCAACCACCACCACCCATAAAGAATCAACCATCACCCACAGTAAAGAAGAATCGTGGAAGGGGAAGGCCTCGAAAGGTAAATCCCTAG